The following coding sequences are from one Amyelois transitella isolate CPQ chromosome 23, ilAmyTran1.1, whole genome shotgun sequence window:
- the LOC106130970 gene encoding uncharacterized protein LOC106130970: MSGAMTLSALEITKEASFDNLKNVSEIRDPKVAFFSLSTIIPVGISGMSVIYMFTGFVLLFAALTDQEGLVQVFVWLIFLAIVIGYLLVFLIGLECMTMKNCTLGGLDWLSASAVLTIICVYLAVWFYLICVANTFVVNGG, translated from the exons atgtCGGGCGCTATGACCTTAAGTGCCTTAGAAATAACAAAGGAAGCGAGCTTTGATAACCTCAAAAATGTATCAGAAATAAGAG ATCCAAAGGTTGCATTCTTCAGTTTGTCTACTATAATTCCTGTGGGAATTTCTGGAATGTCAGTTATTTACATGTTCACCGGATTCGTTCTGCTTTTTGCAGCTTTAACA gATCAAGAAGGTTTAGTCCAAGTTTTCGTATGGCTCATCTTTCTGGCCATTGTCATTGGATATTTGCTGGTGTTCCTCATCGGACTGGAGTGTATGACGATGAAGAATTGTACCCTCGGAGGTCTGGATTGGTTGTCCGCGTCAGCTGTTCTAACTATAATTTGTGTCTACCTGGCAG TCTGGTTCTACCTAATATGTGTGGCCAATACTTTTGTTGTCAATGGTGGGTAA